Genomic DNA from Nonomuraea rubra:
CAGGTTGACGTCCGGTCTACCCGCCTCGAGCTGCGGTTGATGCACCCGGACCAGGCCCTCCGCCGCCATGTCCGCGATCAGAACACGCACCACGCCGAGCGGGATCCGCAGCAGCGCCGACACCTCGGCCACCGATCTGACCTGCAGGCAGAGCTGGCTGATCGCCTTGTACTCGGGCGTGATGTGGGAGAACTCCCGGTGCTCGGCGGTCGCCGAGGACACCAGGGCCTCCATCGCCAGCTTGACCTTGGGCGCGGTCCGCCCGCCTGTCACGGCGTACGGCCGCACAGGGGAGGCGGGGTCAGAGCTGGCGGGCGGGGGCGGGGGCTCCCAGCCGCCGCTGTTCCACGAATTCGTCACCTACATCACCTGGTCTGGCTGGCACGCAGCTCGGCGCGCACAGCCGGAGTCAGCACCTGACCGGCGCGATCGACCATCAGCGTCATCTGATACGCCACCAGACCCATGTCACAGTCCGGCGCCGCCAGCACCGCCAAGCACGAACCATCACTGATCGACATGATCAACATCAGACCGCGCTGCATCTCCACGATCGTCTGGTTGACCGCACCGCCTTCGAACACCCTGGCGGCGCCCTGCGTCAGCGAGACGAGGCCCGAGGCGATGGCCGCGAGCTGATCCGCCCGATCAGCCGGAAAACCCGACGAGGCCGCCAGCGGCAGTCCGTCGGAGGAGACGACCACGGCGTGCGCGACTCCCGGAACGGTGCTGACGAAGTCGGTGATTAACCAGTCCACCCCACGTGCCGCGTGGCTCAGGTCGTTCATGCGCTCTCCCTCGTCGATCGCATGAACGACAGTCGGCTGTACGTGACTGGCCGCTCACTGCACTCGCTCATGCGCCCTCATCCCTACTGTCACTCCTGGACCCGGACCCGTACGTCCGGCCCTCGCTGATGTCGTCACGCGCGGCTCTGAAGCCTTGCTGGAAGCTCGACAACCGGCTGCGTACGCGCTCGGGCGAGACCGCCGGCATCGGTGCGACGCCCTTGGGCGCCGAGACGGTGTCCGCGGAACCGGGCACCAGGTTGGCCTTGGGCACCCGTTTGGGCAGGCCCGCCGCCGTCGCGCCGTCGCGGACCGGCTCGCGGACGGCCTCCGCCCTGCTCCAGCCCGCGTCCGCGTTGGCCGAGCTCCACGTGGCGTTGGCCTCGGCCGCGTTGTGGTCGAACCAGGCCGACTCCACCGAGGCGAAGATCGGCAGGTACTCGTCCCCCGCCGACGCCGGCTTGACGGCGGGCATGGGGCCGGTCGCGGCCGACTCGGTCTCGGGGAAGCTGTTGAAGCCGCCCTTGGCGGGCAGCGGCTGCTCGGGGCCGCGCGTCCACGGGCGGGTCTCGTCGGGCAGCACGCCGCGCTGGGGCAGGCCGCTCTCCCGCTGCGGCAACCCGCTGTCGCCGGTCATGGGGCCGCGCGAGCTGACCCAGACGTCGTTGGAGGAGTCGGCCGACATCCAGCCGCCTGCCTCGGCGGGGAAGGCCGGGCCCGACGCCCAGGAGCCGCTGTTGCCGCCCTGCGGGACGGGCTCCGACGGGTACGACGGATACGACGGATGTCCGGGGCCGAGCTGGAACGACGAGGCGGGCCAGGGGCTGGCGGCCGCGGGCTGCGGCGTGTGGAAGGCCTCCCTGGAGGCGCCGCCCGCGGCGGGCGTGCTGACCGGGGCGGCCTGCGCGCCGAGCAGCGACTCGGGGATGAGCACCATGGCGGTCAGGCCGCCGGAGCCGTGCGGGCGGAGCTGGACGCGGATGCCGTGCCGGTGCGCCAGCCTGGCGACCACGAACAGGCCCATGCGCCGCGAGACGGACACGTCCACGGTGGGCGCGTCGGTCAGGCGCTCGTTGGACTGGGCCAGCTCCTCCGCGGTCATGCCGATGCCGGAGTCGCTGATGGACAGCATGATGCCGCCGCCGTCGATCCGGCTGCCGGAGACGGGGACGCGGGTCTCGCGGGGCGAGAACGACAGGGCGTTCTCGATCAGCTCGGCGAGCAGGTGGATGACGTCGTTGACGGCCTGGCCGGCGATGGAGACGCCTTCCGGCACCTCCAGCACGACCCGCTCGTAGTTCTCGACCTCCGACAGCGAGGCGCGGGCGACGTCCACCAGCTTGACCGGCTGGCTCCAGCGGCGCGGCGGCTCCTGGCCGGCCAGGACCAGCAGGTTCTCGCTGTTGCGGCGCATGCGGGTGGCCAGGTGGTCCAGCTTGAACAGGTTACCCAGCCGCTGCTCGTCCTGCTCGCCCTGCTCCAGGCCGTCGATCAGGGTGATCTGCCGCTCCACCAGCGTCTGGCTGCGCCGCGACAGGTTCACGAACATCGCGTTGACGTTGGAGCGGAGCTTGGACTCCTCGCCGGCCAGGCGGACCGCTTCGCGGTGGACCTCGTCGAAGGCCCGGGCGACTTCACCGATCTCGTCCCTGGAGTTGATCTCGATGGGCGGGACCCGCAGCTGGTCGGGGTCGACATCGGTGTTGCGGAGCTGGCGGACCAGGTCGGGCAGCGTGTGCCCGGCGATCTTCAGGGCGTCGCCGCGCAGGCGGCGCAGCGGGCGTACCAGCGAGCCGGCCATGAGGGCGGTGATCGCGAGGACCAGGACCAGCAGCGCGATCACGATGCCGATGTTGATCGCGGCGAGCTGCCGGTCGGCGCTGGCGACGTCGGCGCTTCGGGTGGCCACCTGCTCCGACAGCGTCTTCTGCACCTGGTGGTGCCGGTCGACGGTCTCGGAGATGGCGTCGAACCAGCTGTTGGTGTCGTTCACCGTCTTGTTGTCGAGCCGGCGCAGGGACTGGCCGTTGTTGTTCAGCAGCACGGCGCGGCTGATGTAGAGCTCGGCGAGGCCGATCTTGCGGCTGGCGACCGTGTTGTCGAAGTTCTGGCGCTGCGTGGCCGTGGCGACCGTGTTGAACGCGGCCCGTTCGCTCTCGCGGCGGGAGCGGGCGTCGAGGAAGGCGTTGAACTCCGGCTCCTCGAACTCGCCCCGGACCAGCGCGATCGTCAGAAGTGCGCGCTGCTTGGAGGCCTGCTCCTGCGCGCGGGCGATGGCGCGCAGCGCGGAGGACGTCGCGATGAGCTGCTCGTCCGTGGAGCCCTGTCCGAGCTCGTCGTAGATCTGCAGCATGTCGGCGATGGTCTCGGAGTACTTCTCCACGGTCGGCAGCGGCGGGAGCTCCGAGCCGACGACCGTCTGGCGCAGCGAGGCGAGCTGGCTGAGCCGGACCTGGATCCGGTCGAGTGTCCTGCGGCCCAGGTCCGACAGCGACGGCTCGACGGTCTTGGCGAGGGCCTGGGTGCGGGTGACGTTGGCGTCCACGATGCCCTGCTGGCTCTTCAGCTTCGTCTCGTCGCGCCTGCCCTCGGCGACGAAGCGGGCTGCCAGGTCACGCTCCATGCCGATGTCGCGGGCGAGCTCGCCGATCTGGGCGACCAGGGTTCCCGAGTCGCTGATGAGCTGGTACTGCTGCGCGCTGCTGATGGAGCTGGTGACGCGCAGCGCGCCCAGGATCACGGCCACGATCGTGGGAATGGCGATGAGAGCGATGAGGCGGGTACGTACACGCCAGTTGCGCAGCGCGAACGAGCTGCCCGAGCGGGGCGGCCGCGGCGGCGCCGCACCGCCCGCCGCAGACTCTTCCGGAACGTCCGGAGCGCTAACACGACCGGAGCCGGTCGTTGTTGTCCTCACTGGTGGCAACCTCTCGCCATGGCCTGCTCTAGGGGGGTCTCAGCGGCTTCGTCACACGGACGATTGATCGCAGGCAAGTTCGAGGCCCAATTTGAGCACAAACCTCATACTTAGGCCAACGTCTCGACGGTTTTCAACCGTTCCAACTCACACATTGTTCACGTGGCAAACCCGTGGACACGGAGCGCAACCAGCGCGTCAATCCGGACATACAGCCATCAAACACCCCTTATAGCGCTATTTACATCTATAGCGGTGCACAGTCATATTTTGCAGATAAACGGCATAAACGTGGCATAGCGCTCCCGTTCGGATCTCCCCTCCGGTACGCTTCACGCCCGGCATCCTGTGCCGATCTCCAGAAGACTTCCCCCTGGTAGGAGAACCCCCCGATGACACGCAAACTGCGCTGTCACGCCATTGTTCTCGGCGTCACAGTCGCTCTCACCCTTGCCGGTTGCGGCAGCTCCGGCACCCCGGAGACCTCCGCCAACAGCAACGGCTTGGAGAAAACCACCATCACGGTCGGGGCGCTCCCCATTCCGGACCCGGTATCCCTGTACATCGCGAACGCCAAGGGCTTCTTCAAGGAAGAGGGCCTGACGGTCACCCCGAAGATCATCACCGGTGGTGCCGCGGCCATTCCGGCGATCGAGAACGGCTCGCTCGACATCTCTCAGACCAACTACGTCTCGACGTTCCTGGCGGTCAGCCAGGGCAAGAAGATCAAGCTGGTCGCGGACATGTACCAGGCCGCCCCGAACACCTTCAACATCATGGTTCCGAAGGACTCGCCGATCAAGACGGTGGCGGACCTCAAGGGCAAGACCGTCCTGGTCAACAACCTCAAGAACATCGCCACGCTCGCGACGACCTCGCAGCTCAAGGTGGCCGGCCTCGCGGAGACCGACGTCAAGTTCGTCGAGAAGCCGTTCCCCGAGATGGGCAACGCGATCGTCAGCGGCCAGGCCGACGCGGGCTGGATCACCGAGCCGTTCATCACGGCGAACCAGAGCCAGCACGGCTTCCGCAAGCTGGCCGACACGATGACCGGGCAGACCGCCGACCTGCCCATCGCCGGGTGGATGGCCACCGAGGAGTGGGCCTCGAAGTACCCGAAGACGCTGGCCGCCTTCCAGCGGGCCATCGCCAAGGCTCAGCAGCTCGCCTCCAGCGACCGCAAGGAGATCGAGGCCATGCTGCCGAAGTACACGAAGATCGACGCCAAGACGGCCTCGGTGATCACGCTGGGCGCGTACCCCAGTGAGCTCAACGCCAACCGCCTGCAGAAGGTCGCCGACCTCATGCTCGAGTACGGCTACCTGGAGAACCCGATCGACGTGAAGTCGGTCATCGCAGCCCCCGCCGCAAGCGGATGACCGGTGCTCGACTGCTCCGCGGCGCCATCGGCGCCGCGGGGTTCCTCGTGGTGGCAGAGCTGGTCATCCGCTTCGGCGTCAGCGGCCGGCTCGACTTCCCCGCCCCCTCGGCCATCCTGCTCGAAGCCGTGCGCCTGCCGGCCGACCCCGAGTTCATGGCCGGTGTCGGCACGACCCTCACGAACTGGGTGTTCGGCCTGCTCATCGCGACCCTCATCGCCGTGCCGGTGGGCGTGCTGCTCGGCGCGCTGAGCCCGCTGGAGCGGGCGGTCCGGCCGCTGCTCGAGTTCATGCGGCCGATCCCCTCGGTGGCGATCATCCCGCTGGCGATCCTGCTGATCCCGGTGGACGAGCTGATGAAGATCTCGGTCATCGTGTACGCCTCGGTCTGGCCGATCCTCATCAACACCCTGTACGGCATGCACGACGTCGACCCTCTCGCCAAGGAGTCGCTGCGCAGCTTCGGCTTCGGCCCGCTGGCCGTGCTGACCAGGGTGAGCCTGCCCAGCGCCGCCCCGTTCGTGGCGACGGGCGTCAGGATCGCCGCGGGCATCGCGCTCGTCCTGGCGGTCAGCGCCGAGCTGCTGGCCGGCGGCTTCAACGGGATCGGCGTCTTCGTGACGGTCGCGGGCAGCGGCAACCGTACGGACCTCATGATGGCGGCCACGTTCTGGGCCGGCGTCATCGGCGTGCTCGCCAACGTGCTGCTGATGGCCGGCGAGCGCCGCCTCTTCCACTGGCACCGGATGCGGACGGGGGCCACGGAATCGTGAAGAACCTCCCCAGATTCCTGGTGATCCCCGCCGTGCTCCTCGTGTGGGAGCTGGTCACGCGGGCGATCGGGGATCCCGATTTCCCGCCGCCCACGACGATCGTCGCCCGCATGTACGAGCTGTGGTTCTCCGGCCCTGTCAGCCGGGTGTTCCTCACCGACGACGCGATCGCCAACATCCTGCCGAGCCTCGGGCGCATGTTCGGCGGCTGGGTCCTGGCGGCGCTGATCGGGATCCTGGCGGGCATGCTGCTCGGGCGCTCGCGCGCGGCGACCGACTTCGTGGACCCGCTGATCGAGTTCGGCCGCGCGCTCCCGCCGCCGCTGCTGATCCCGGTGTTCCTCGTGGTCATGGCCGGGCTGTCGAGCGAGACCGTGAGCGGCGTGCTGATCACCCAGCTCGCGACGATCGTGTTCGGCGTGATCTGGCCGGTGCTGCTCAACTCCATCGACGGCGTCAGGGCCGTGGATCGCACCTACACGGAGACGGCGACGGTCTTCAACCTGTCCAAGCCGCAGTACGTGCGCGTGGTGCTGCTCCCCGCCGCCTCGCCGAAGATCTTCGCCGGGCTGCGGCTGAGCCTGTCGCTGGCGTTGATCATGATGGTGATCAGCGAGCTGCTCGGCGGCTCCGACGGCATCGGGTACCAGCTCCTGCAGGCCCAGCGCAGCTTCGACGGCGCGGGGGTGTGGGCGGCGATCGCGCTGCTCGGCATCCTCGGCTACGTCGTGAACTCCCTGTTCGTGCTGGCCGAACGGCGCGTGCTCGTCTGGCACCGCCAGGCCACCCGCAACCCGTGATCCCTGGAAGGACACATGCCGCATTCCGATGACCTCTTATGGGGAGCCGTAGGAGACATCTCCCGTTTCGCGGCCCTGCTGACGATGGCGGAGCTGGGCCTGGCCGACCACCTCGCCCAGGGGCCGCTGGACAGCGCCGAGCTGGCCGGGCGCTGCGGCGCGCACGCCCCCTCGCTGCGCAGGGTCCTGCGCGAGCTGGCGAGCATGGGCCTGGTACGGGTGGCCGGGCCCGACGCGTACGACCTCACGGAGAAGGGCACGCCGCTGCGCTCGGACGTGCCCGACTCGGTCCGCTCGTCGATCCGCATGCTCGGCGAGGAGAGCTTCTGGTACGCCATGGGCATGCTGCCCGCCACCGTCCGCGAGGGCGGCTCGGCGTTCATGAAGCGCTACGGCCCCCTGTACGACCACCTCGCCGCGAACCCGGACGTGAGCCGGATGTTCGACGACTACATGACCGCCAGGGCCATCCCCCTCACGGAGGGCCTGGTCAAGCGGTACGACTTCCCCGCCGCCGCGACCATGGTGGACGTGGCGGGCGGCAAGGGCCACATCCTGGCCACCGTCCTGCACGCCAACCCGCAGATGCGTGGTGTCCTGTTCGATCTGGAGTACGTGACGCGGCACGCCAGGCAGACGCTGGAGGCCGAGGGCCTGGCCGGGCGGGCGCAGGTCGTCCCGGGCGACATGTTCGCGGGTGTCCCGGCGGGCGGTGACGTCTATTTGCTGGCCAGTGTCCTGCACAACTGGGACGATGACGATGCGGTCAGGATTCTGCGTAACGTCCGCGAGGCAATGAACGACGAAGGGCGCGTCCTCATCCTCGAGGTGGTGCTCCCCGACAGTGAGGAGCCGCACCTCGGCAAGGACATTGACATGCGGATGCTGGCGATCTTCAATGGCGGCACCGAGCGCAGCCGCGAGCAGTACGCCGCCGTGCTCGGCCACGCGGGGCTGGTTCTCACCGACGTCGTCGAACTCGGGTCGGGCGCTCACCTCATCGAGGCCAGGCGCCGCTGACCGCTTCCCAGCCTCCGCCGGACCACCGGACTCAGAAAGGCAGTGGCGATGCAACTGACCAGGATCGTAGTCGCGGGTATGGCAGTGGCGCTGGCGCTCAGCGCGTGCGGAGGCGGAGGAGAGGGACAGACCGGCGCGACCGGTGCCGCGTCCTCAGGCGGGCTGGAGAAGACCCAGCTCCTGGTGGGCGTGGTGCCGGTCCCCTCCTCGGCGTCGCTGTTCATCGCGGAGAAGCGGGGCTTCTTCAAGGAAGAGGGCCTGACGGTCAAGACCGAGATCATCCAGGCGCCGACGGCGGTCATGCCGAAGATCGTTAACGGCAGCATGGACGCGTTCATGACGAGTTACGTGGTGCTCATGACCATCAACGACTCGGGCGCGGCCAAGCTCAAGCTGTTCCAGCACACCATGGGCGGCGCCCCGAACGTCTCAGGCGTGGTCGTCGCCAAGGGCTCGCCGATCAAGACGGTCGCCGACCTGAAGGGCAAGACGGTCGGGGTCAACGTGCTGAAGGCGCTGGGGCAGACGGTGACCAACGCCCACCTCCAGGAGGCCGGCGTCAAGCCGGAGGAGGTCAAGTTCGTCCCCGTGCCGTTCGCCGACCAGCTCGGCGCGCTGTCCACGGGCAAGGTGGACGCGGCGTGGCTGGTGGAGCCGTTCCTGAGCGCGGCGAAGAAGAGCGGTTCGACCCAGATCGTCGACACCACGAGCGGCGTCACCGAGGGCGTGCCGATCGACGGGTGGGGCGTCACCGAGCAGTGGCTGACCAAGTACCCGAAGACGGCCGCGGCCTTCCACCGGGCGCTGGCCAAGGCCCAGGAGGTCGCCGGGGCCGACCGCAGGGCCATCGACGAGGTCGTGCCGACGTACACGCAGATCCCCGCGGACACGGCGGCGGCGATGACGCTCGGGACGTTCACCATGGAGCCCGACAGGGCCAGCGTGCAGAAGCTGGCCGACCTCATGCACGGCTACGGCTACCTGAAGGCCAAGGTGGACGTGGGCCGGTTGTTCGCGTCGGTCGGCGAATGACCCCTCGGACCGGGCGCGGCGCGATCAGCGCCGGGCCCCGGCGAGGTGTGCTCGGCGCCGGACCCGGGCGCGGTGTGCTCGGCGCCGGACCCGGGCGCGGTGTGCTCGGCGCCGGACCCGGGCGCGGTGTGCTGGGCGTGGTGGGGGTTGTGGGGTTTCTCGCCGCCGCCGAGGTGGCCGGGCGGGCCGGGCTGATCCCCGACTACCTGCCGTACGTGTCGCACGTGCTCGCCACGGCGGCCACGCTGCCGCTGGACGTGCAGTTCAGGACCGACGTGCTGGCCACGCTGGGCCCGTGCCTGCTGGGGCTGGCGATCGCGATCGCGGTGGCCGTGCCCGCGGGGCTGCTGTTCGGGACGGTGCCGTTCATGGAGCGCTCGGCGCGGCCGCTGGTGGAGTTCCTGCGGCCGATCCCGTCGGTGGCGCTGATCCCGCTGGCGGTGTTCCTGTTCCCGGAAGGGCACGACGCCAAGACCGCGCTGGTCGTCTACACCTGCTCGTGGCCGCTGCTCATCAACACGATGTACGGCCTGAGCGACGTCGATCCGCTGGCCAAGGAGACGCTGCGCAGCTTCGGCTTCGGCCCGCTGGCGGTGGCGCTGCGGGTGAGCCTGCCGAGCGCGGCGCCGTTCATCGCGACCGGGGTGCGGATCGCGGTGGCGGTCACCCTGATCGTGGCCGTGAGCGTGGAGCTGCTGGCGCCCGGCGGCGGCGGGATCGGGGCGTTCCAGTCGCTGGCGGGCAGCGCCAACCGGCTGGACCGGGTGCTGGCGGCCACGGTGTGGGCCGGCGTGCTCGGGCTGGCGGCGAACCTGCTGTTCACGGCGGGTGAGCGGCGGCTGTTCCGGTGGCACCACGCGCGGACGGGGGAGGGCACGTGAGCGTCGTGCGCCGGGTGGCGTGGTACTGGCTGCTGCCGGTGGCGGTGGCGGCCTGGGAGTTCGTGACGCGGGCCCTGGAGGCGACGTACTTCCCGCCGCCGTCGCAGATCGTGGCGCGGCTGCACGAGCTGTGGTTCTCCGGGCCGGCGTCGCGGGTGTTCCTCACCGACGAGGCGGTGGCCGACCTGCTGCCGAGCCTGTCCAGGCTGTTCGCCGGGTGGGCGATCGCGTGCGCCGCGGGAGTGCTGTTCGGGGTCGTGCTCGGCCGCTCGTCGTGGCTGTCCGGGCTGGTGGAGCCGCTGGTGCACTTCGGCCGCTCGGTCCCGCCCGCGGCGCTGCTGCCGGTGTTCCTGGTGCTGTTCAAGGTGGGCACGCCGATGCAGCTCGCCTCGATCGTGTACGGCGTCGTCTGGCCCGTACTGATCAACAGCATGGACGGCGCCCGCCACGTGGACCGGCAGTACATCGAGACGGGCGCGGTCTACCGGCTGAGCTCCTGGCAGCGGCTCACCAGGATCATCCTGCCCGCCGCCGCCCCGAAGATCTTCGCCGGGCTGCGGCTGAGCGTGTCGCTGGCGCTGATCATGATGGTGATCTCCGAGCTGGTGGGCAGCAGCGAGGGGATCGGGCACCGCATGCTGGAGGCGCAGAGCCAGTTCGACATCCCGGCCATGTGGGCGGGGATCGTGCTGCTCGGCCTGCTCGGCATCGGGCTCAACGCGGCGTTCCTGGGAGTGGAGCGGGTGGTGCTGGGCTGGCACACGAGCGCGCGCACCGGCGACGCCTGACGCTCAGCCGTGCAACCGGGCGATGGCCTCCAGCTGCCTCGCCCGGAGCTCCGCCCGATCGGGCACGCCTTTCGCGGGCCGTTCGACGTCGTGCCTGGCGTACTCCTCCGCCCACAGCCCGGTCTTGACCCGGCTGAGCAGGTTGGCCAGGCCGGGCCGCAGCCGGGCCCTGCGCAGCGCGGCGAGGTCCAGCTCGGCCGCGGCGACCAGCGTCTCCCCCGGCCCGGCCTGCGCGAGCACCCGCCCCTGGGGATCGATCACCTCGGAGCCGCCGTTGGTGGAGTCGCCGGGGATCGCGATGCCGGTCAGGCCGCCGCTGTTGGCCGACACCACGTAGGCCAGGTTCTCCACCGCGCGGGCGCGGCGGGCGACGGCCTTGGGGGTGAGCTGCGGGGACGACGCCTCGGAGGTGGGGTTGCAGAGCACCTCGGCACCGCGCAACGCCAGCGCGCGGGCCAGCTCCGGCACCAGGATCTCCTCGGAGGCGACCACGGCGAGGTTCCCCAGCTCGGTACGGGCCACCGGGAGCACGCCGTCGATGCCGTAGATCTCCAGGTAACGCTCCCACACGTCGTACGGCGTGGGCGAGAACAGCGAGTGCAGCCTGCGGTAACGCAGCACGGCCTCGCCCGCTGGGGAGAGGATCACCGTGGCCTGGAAGAACAGGTCGGGGAAGTGCTCGTCCCGCTCGTAGGCGTTGACGCACAGGAACACGTCGTGGTCGGCGGCGACGGCGCCGAGCGCGCGGTACTCGGGGCCGCCGGGGTCGAGCGCCGCCCGGTCCCGCCACTGCGCGGGGCTCTCCCGCATGGGGAAGCCGGTCAGCACGTACTCGGGCAGCACGACCAGGCGCAGCTCGGGCCCCAGCCATGCCTTCGAGCCGCCCACCCGGGTGGCGATCCGGTCGATCGCGGCCCCGATCCCGGCTCCGACACGGGTCTCCATCTGCAGGGCCAGCGCGGTGTACGCGGTCATCCGGCCCGCCGCTCGTCGATCAGCGTCCGCCGTACGCACACCCCGTCGCGCAGCCACTGCCAGACCCGGCTGCGGGAGCACCCGTCCTCGCTCAGCACGATCAGCTCGAACAGGCGCAGGTCCTGCCCCTTGAACTGCCAGGTCAGGTAGATGGTGCTGGCGTCCAGCTCCCAGAACTCGCCCTTGAGCCGCTCGGTGTCGAAGCCGCACCGGCCGCCGCCGAGGTAGGTGCCGGGGAACTCGTGCACCTCCGTGCGGCCGTCGTCCCAGGTGTAGCGGTTGGTCTGGTGGTAGACGGCGTCGTCGCGGATCTCGCACGTCATCCGTACCCGGTGGCGGTCGAGCAGCTCGCCGGCGGGGCCGAGGTGGCGGTACTCGCCCTCCCATTCGCCCTCGTGCCGGGCCAGCAGCGGCATCTCCGCGCGCAGTCCCATCCGGTTACTCCTTCGTGCTGTGCCACCAGGGGTCGGCGGCGTCGGATCGGTTG
This window encodes:
- a CDS encoding DUF742 domain-containing protein; translation: MTNSWNSGGWEPPPPPASSDPASPVRPYAVTGGRTAPKVKLAMEALVSSATAEHREFSHITPEYKAISQLCLQVRSVAEVSALLRIPLGVVRVLIADMAAEGLVRVHQPQLEAGRPDVNLLERVLSGLRRL
- a CDS encoding roadblock/LC7 domain-containing protein codes for the protein MNDLSHAARGVDWLITDFVSTVPGVAHAVVVSSDGLPLAASSGFPADRADQLAAIASGLVSLTQGAARVFEGGAVNQTIVEMQRGLMLIMSISDGSCLAVLAAPDCDMGLVAYQMTLMVDRAGQVLTPAVRAELRASQTR
- a CDS encoding sensor histidine kinase, which produces MRTTTTGSGRVSAPDVPEESAAGGAAPPRPPRSGSSFALRNWRVRTRLIALIAIPTIVAVILGALRVTSSISSAQQYQLISDSGTLVAQIGELARDIGMERDLAARFVAEGRRDETKLKSQQGIVDANVTRTQALAKTVEPSLSDLGRRTLDRIQVRLSQLASLRQTVVGSELPPLPTVEKYSETIADMLQIYDELGQGSTDEQLIATSSALRAIARAQEQASKQRALLTIALVRGEFEEPEFNAFLDARSRRESERAAFNTVATATQRQNFDNTVASRKIGLAELYISRAVLLNNNGQSLRRLDNKTVNDTNSWFDAISETVDRHHQVQKTLSEQVATRSADVASADRQLAAINIGIVIALLVLVLAITALMAGSLVRPLRRLRGDALKIAGHTLPDLVRQLRNTDVDPDQLRVPPIEINSRDEIGEVARAFDEVHREAVRLAGEESKLRSNVNAMFVNLSRRSQTLVERQITLIDGLEQGEQDEQRLGNLFKLDHLATRMRRNSENLLVLAGQEPPRRWSQPVKLVDVARASLSEVENYERVVLEVPEGVSIAGQAVNDVIHLLAELIENALSFSPRETRVPVSGSRIDGGGIMLSISDSGIGMTAEELAQSNERLTDAPTVDVSVSRRMGLFVVARLAHRHGIRVQLRPHGSGGLTAMVLIPESLLGAQAAPVSTPAAGGASREAFHTPQPAAASPWPASSFQLGPGHPSYPSYPSEPVPQGGNSGSWASGPAFPAEAGGWMSADSSNDVWVSSRGPMTGDSGLPQRESGLPQRGVLPDETRPWTRGPEQPLPAKGGFNSFPETESAATGPMPAVKPASAGDEYLPIFASVESAWFDHNAAEANATWSSANADAGWSRAEAVREPVRDGATAAGLPKRVPKANLVPGSADTVSAPKGVAPMPAVSPERVRSRLSSFQQGFRAARDDISEGRTYGSGSRSDSRDEGA
- a CDS encoding ABC transporter substrate-binding protein, whose translation is MTRKLRCHAIVLGVTVALTLAGCGSSGTPETSANSNGLEKTTITVGALPIPDPVSLYIANAKGFFKEEGLTVTPKIITGGAAAIPAIENGSLDISQTNYVSTFLAVSQGKKIKLVADMYQAAPNTFNIMVPKDSPIKTVADLKGKTVLVNNLKNIATLATTSQLKVAGLAETDVKFVEKPFPEMGNAIVSGQADAGWITEPFITANQSQHGFRKLADTMTGQTADLPIAGWMATEEWASKYPKTLAAFQRAIAKAQQLASSDRKEIEAMLPKYTKIDAKTASVITLGAYPSELNANRLQKVADLMLEYGYLENPIDVKSVIAAPAASG
- a CDS encoding ABC transporter permease, translating into MTGARLLRGAIGAAGFLVVAELVIRFGVSGRLDFPAPSAILLEAVRLPADPEFMAGVGTTLTNWVFGLLIATLIAVPVGVLLGALSPLERAVRPLLEFMRPIPSVAIIPLAILLIPVDELMKISVIVYASVWPILINTLYGMHDVDPLAKESLRSFGFGPLAVLTRVSLPSAAPFVATGVRIAAGIALVLAVSAELLAGGFNGIGVFVTVAGSGNRTDLMMAATFWAGVIGVLANVLLMAGERRLFHWHRMRTGATES
- a CDS encoding ABC transporter permease, which encodes MKNLPRFLVIPAVLLVWELVTRAIGDPDFPPPTTIVARMYELWFSGPVSRVFLTDDAIANILPSLGRMFGGWVLAALIGILAGMLLGRSRAATDFVDPLIEFGRALPPPLLIPVFLVVMAGLSSETVSGVLITQLATIVFGVIWPVLLNSIDGVRAVDRTYTETATVFNLSKPQYVRVVLLPAASPKIFAGLRLSLSLALIMMVISELLGGSDGIGYQLLQAQRSFDGAGVWAAIALLGILGYVVNSLFVLAERRVLVWHRQATRNP
- a CDS encoding methyltransferase; this translates as MPHSDDLLWGAVGDISRFAALLTMAELGLADHLAQGPLDSAELAGRCGAHAPSLRRVLRELASMGLVRVAGPDAYDLTEKGTPLRSDVPDSVRSSIRMLGEESFWYAMGMLPATVREGGSAFMKRYGPLYDHLAANPDVSRMFDDYMTARAIPLTEGLVKRYDFPAAATMVDVAGGKGHILATVLHANPQMRGVLFDLEYVTRHARQTLEAEGLAGRAQVVPGDMFAGVPAGGDVYLLASVLHNWDDDDAVRILRNVREAMNDEGRVLILEVVLPDSEEPHLGKDIDMRMLAIFNGGTERSREQYAAVLGHAGLVLTDVVELGSGAHLIEARRR
- a CDS encoding ABC transporter substrate-binding protein yields the protein MAVALALSACGGGGEGQTGATGAASSGGLEKTQLLVGVVPVPSSASLFIAEKRGFFKEEGLTVKTEIIQAPTAVMPKIVNGSMDAFMTSYVVLMTINDSGAAKLKLFQHTMGGAPNVSGVVVAKGSPIKTVADLKGKTVGVNVLKALGQTVTNAHLQEAGVKPEEVKFVPVPFADQLGALSTGKVDAAWLVEPFLSAAKKSGSTQIVDTTSGVTEGVPIDGWGVTEQWLTKYPKTAAAFHRALAKAQEVAGADRRAIDEVVPTYTQIPADTAAAMTLGTFTMEPDRASVQKLADLMHGYGYLKAKVDVGRLFASVGE
- a CDS encoding ABC transporter permease, producing MTPRTGRGAISAGPRRGVLGAGPGRGVLGAGPGRGVLGAGPGRGVLGVVGVVGFLAAAEVAGRAGLIPDYLPYVSHVLATAATLPLDVQFRTDVLATLGPCLLGLAIAIAVAVPAGLLFGTVPFMERSARPLVEFLRPIPSVALIPLAVFLFPEGHDAKTALVVYTCSWPLLINTMYGLSDVDPLAKETLRSFGFGPLAVALRVSLPSAAPFIATGVRIAVAVTLIVAVSVELLAPGGGGIGAFQSLAGSANRLDRVLAATVWAGVLGLAANLLFTAGERRLFRWHHARTGEGT
- a CDS encoding ABC transporter permease gives rise to the protein MSVVRRVAWYWLLPVAVAAWEFVTRALEATYFPPPSQIVARLHELWFSGPASRVFLTDEAVADLLPSLSRLFAGWAIACAAGVLFGVVLGRSSWLSGLVEPLVHFGRSVPPAALLPVFLVLFKVGTPMQLASIVYGVVWPVLINSMDGARHVDRQYIETGAVYRLSSWQRLTRIILPAAAPKIFAGLRLSVSLALIMMVISELVGSSEGIGHRMLEAQSQFDIPAMWAGIVLLGLLGIGLNAAFLGVERVVLGWHTSARTGDA